Proteins found in one Pseudorasbora parva isolate DD20220531a chromosome 11, ASM2467924v1, whole genome shotgun sequence genomic segment:
- the atp7a gene encoding copper-transporting ATPase 1 encodes MKGGMALSAKLCRVTLGVEGMTCGSCVQSIEGQIGSLPGVIHIQVSLELSNATVTYDHTRHSPESLAEAIEDMGFESSLTNATSKPVQTETKVFRIAGCSTDSVLKAQSALAQTKGVLETQESADNQSLAVTFVPSLVSVEQLGEVMRFLAPDAASGPALSPQEGPTSRSSSGVEAVKMRIEGMVCLSCTTTIEGKIGKLKGVEKIKVSLDSQEAAVLYLPYVITVDEIVKQIEVAGFKAIVKSKPRQLKLSASEVERLLSSPKQTASSPVEKVSVPSTDHSITTLIQVTGMHCKSCVVNIQDNISKLPGVSSVVVSLENRQASIQHNPKQVSAVELQRAIEALPPGNFKAIIPTSPEPSFLQPLVSVAEIHIEGMTCGSCVQSIEGMISQKKGVRSAQVSLANHQGTFEFDPLVTSPEELRASIEDMGFDAFLPETNSLVPSVVKSPLPSAPSLRSLSLSPVLSSVKEIEAESDAEPSANTISKCYIQIGGMTCASCVANIERNLKNEHGVHSVLVALMASKAEVRYSPSIIDPQRIAEFIRELGFTATVMENYDGSDGTLELVVRGMTCASCVHKIESNLMKQKGILYASVALATNKAHIQYDPEVTGPRDVIRWIENMGFTASLVKKDRPGSHLDHSCEIQQWKRSFLISLFFCVPVMGMMIYMMIVDHMMEMSHHHNATAEDREKYHSTMFLEKQILPGLSIMNLISFLFCVPVQFIGGRYFYCQAYKAVKHRTANMDVLIVLATTIAFTYSLVILLVAMVEKAKVNPITFFDTPPMLFVFISLGRWLEQIAKSKTSEALSKLMSLQATEATVVTLNDDMSVLSEEQVDVELVQRGDVLKVVPGGKFPVDGRVIEGHSMADESLITGEAMPVTKKPGSTVIAGSINQNGSLLIKATHVGTDTTLSQIVKLVEEAQTSKAPIQQFADKISGYFVPFIVGISALTLVAWILIGFVNFSLVEKYFPGYDKSISEAEAVIRFAFQASITVLCIACPCSLGLATPTAVMVGTGVGAQNGILIKGGEPLEMAHKIQSVVFDKTGTITYGAPKVVQVKMLAEGNRIPRSKLLAIVGTAENNSEHPLGAAITKFCKQELGTESLGTCTDFQAVPGCGIRCLVSNTENLMKREDSDSEENQRNAVLIQISDTRAHSNEHPLIMDPQPLTVVQTASYTVLIGNREWMRRNALQVRADVDEAMTEHEKRGRTAVLVAVDNELCAMVAIADTVKPEAELAVHILTAMGLEVVLMTGDNSRTARAIAAQVGIRKVFAEVLPSHKVAKVEQLQQAGKRVAMVGDGVNDSPALAMADVGIAIGTGTDVAIEAADVVLIRNDLLDVVASIDLSKKTVRRIRINFVFALIYNLVGIPIAAGVFMPVGLVLQPWMGSAAMAASSVSVVLSSLLLKCYTKPTAEKLERQLGVVRKHGSLSDVSVHIGMGELRRSSPKLSLLDRIVNYSRASINSLRSDKHSMNSMALSEPDKHSLLVGDAHCEEEIV; translated from the exons GTGTCTCTGGAGCTGAGCAACGCAACTGTGACATATGACCACACTCGTCATAGTCCAGAATCCCTAGCAGAGGCCATTGAAGATATGGGGTTTGAGTCCAGCCTGACAAACGCTACATCAAAACCAGTGCAAACAGAAACCAAAGTATTCAGGATAGCAGGCTGTAGCACAGACTCTGTCCTAAAGGCACAGAGCGCACTGGCCCAGACGAAAGGGGTGCTTGAGACCCAAGAGAGTGCTGATAACCAAAGCCTGGCTGTCACGTTTGTCCCGTCTTTGGTCAGTGTGGAGCAGCTCGGGGAAGTGATGCGCTTCCTGGCTCCTGATGCTGCCAGCGGCCCAGCGCTCAGTCCACAGGAAGGGCCGACTTCTCGCAGCTCGAGCGGGGTTGAGGCGGTGAAAATGCGTATTGAAGGAATGGTTTGTCTGTCCTGCACCACAACCATCGAGGGCAAGATTGGGAAGTTAAAAGGGGTTGAGAAGATTAAAG TTTCTTTAGATTCCCAGGAAGCCGCTGTTCTTTACCTGCCTTATGTCATCACGGTGGATGAGATTGTGAAACAGATCGAGGTGGCTGGTTTCAAGGCCATTGTTAAGTCCAAACCTCGTCAATTAAAACTTTCGGCTAGTGAAGTAGAGCGTTTGTTAAGCTCGCCCAAACAGACTGCCTCCTCTCCAGTAGAGAAGGTTTCTGTACCGTCCACAGACCACAGCATCACTACACTGATTCAGGTTACAGGAATGCACTGCAAGTCTTGTGTGGTTAATATTCAGGACAATATATCCAAGCTGCCTGGTGTGAGTTCAGTTGTCGTGTCTTTGGAGAACAGACAAGCTTCAATTCAGCACAACCCAAAACAAGTCTCAGCAGTGGAGCTACAGAGAGCCATTGAGGCCCTTCCTCCAGGGAATTTTAAAGCTATTATACCAACTTCACCAGAGCCAAGCTTCCTCCAGCCCCTGGTATCAGTAGCAGAGATCCACATCGAGGGCATGACCTGCGGCTCCTGTGTTCAGTCCATCGAGGGCATGATCTCTCAGAAGAAAGGAGTGAGATCGGCCCAAGTGTCACTGGCCAATCATCAGGGAACCTTTGAGTTTGACCCTTTAGTGACTTCCCCTGAAGAGCTGAGGGCCTCCATAGAGGACATGGGCTTTGATGCTTTTCTGCCTG AGACTAATTCATTGGTGCCTTCAGTGGTTAAAAGCCCATTGCCGTCAGCACCGTCCCTCCGCAGCTTATCGCTATCTCCAGTCTTGTCATCTGTGAAAGAGATTGAAGCAGAGAGTGATGCTGAGCCTTCAGCAAACACTATTTCCAAATGTTATATCCAGATTGGAGGAATGACCTGTGCCTCCTGTGTGGCCAACATTGAGAGGAACCTCAAGAACGAGCATG GTGTACACTCTGTTTTGGTTGCACTGATGGCCAGTAAAGCCGAGGTTCGATACAGCCCGTCGATCATTGATCCTCAGAGAATAGCGGAGTTTATCCGAGAGCTCGGTTTCACTGCCACAGTCATGGAGAATTATGACGGCTCAGATGGAACCCTGGAACTCGTG GTCAGAGGGATGACATGTGCCTCCTGTGTTCACAAAATTGAGTCTAACTTGATGAAGCAGAAGGGCATCCTTTATGCTTCAGTTGCCCTAGCAACTAATAAAGCCCACATCCAATATGACCCAGAAGTGACCGGCCCTCGAGATGTAATCAGATGGATCGAG AACATGGGATTTACAGCCTCTCTAGTAAAGAAAGATCGTCCTGGAAGTCACTTGGATCACAGCTGTGAGATCCAACA GTGGAAAAGATCATTCCTCAtcagtttgtttttctgtgTGCCGGTTATGGGCATgatgatttatatgatgatcgTGGATCACATGATGGAAATGTCCCACCACCATAACGCCACAGCCGAGGACAGAGAGAAGTACCACTCCACCATGTTTCTGGAGAAACAGATTTTGCCAGGCCTCTCCATCATGAACCTGATCTCATTTCTCTTTTGTGTCCCTGTGCAG TTTATCGGTGGGCGGTATTTCTACTGTCAAGCTTACAAAGCTGTCAAGCACCGGACGGCCAATATGGATGTGCTGATTGTACTGGCAACAACGATTGCATTCACATACTCTTTAGTGATTCTTCTGGTTGCTATGGTAGAGAAGGCAAAGGTGAACCCCATCACCTTTTTCGATACACCGCCCATGCTGTTTGTTTTCATCTCGCTGGGCAGGTGGCTGGAGCAAATAGCTAAG AGTAAAACTTCTGAGGCTCTGTCCAAGCTGATGTCTTTACAGGCGACAGAGGCCACTGTTGTTACACTGAATGATGATATGTCTGTGTTAAG TGAGGAGCAGGTGGATGTTGAGCTGGTGCAGAGAGGGGATGTTTTGAAGGTTGTGCCTGGAGGGAAGTTTCCGGTGGATGGCCGAGTAATTGAAGGACACTCCATGGCAGACGAGTCTCTCATTACGG GTGAAGCCATGCCTGTCACTAAGAAGCCAGGGAGCACCGTTATCGCAGGCTCCATCAATCAGAACGGCTCTCTGCTGATCAAAGCCACTCATGTGGGCACAGACACCACCCTCTCTCAGATCGTCAAACTGGTGGAGGAAGCACAGACTTCAAAG GCTCCCATCCAGCAGTTTGCAGATAAGATCAGTGGTTACTTTGTCCCATTCATCGTTGGGATCTCTGCCCTGACTCTCGTAGCCTGGATTCTGATCGGCTTTGTGAACTTTTCTCTGGTGGAAAAGTATTTCCCT GGTTATGATAAGAGCATCTCTGAGGCAGAGGCCGTCATCCGCTTCGCCTTCCAGGCCTCCATCACTGTCCTCTGCATCGCCTGCCCCTGCTCGCTGGGTCTCGCCACCCCCACAGCGGTAATGGTGGGAACAGGGGTGGGCGCCCAGAATGGGATCCTCATCAAGGGAGGAGAGCCATTAGAGATGGCACACAAG ATTCAGTCAGTGGTGTTCGATAAAACCGGGACCATTACATACGGAGCTCCCAAAGTGGTCCAGGTGAAGATGCTGGCAGAAGGGAATCGGATACCACGCTCTAAACTGCTGGCGATCGTTGGCACCGCTGAGAATAACAGTGAACATCCTCTGGGTGCTGCCATCACCAAATTTTGCAAACAG GAGTTGGGTACGGAGTCTCTTGGCACCTGTACAGATTTTCAAGCTGTGCCAGGTTGTGGGATCAGGTGTCTGGTCAGCAACACGGAGAACTTGATGAAGAGGGAGGACAGCGACAGTGAGGAGAACCAGCGCAATGCTGTCTTGATTCAGATCAGCGATACCAGAGCCCACAGCAATGAACACCCGCTCATCATGGACCCGCAGCCACTCA CTGTAGTACAGACGGCCTCATACACGGTGCTGATAGGGAACAGAGAGTGGATGAGGAGGAACGCGCTGCAGGTGCGAGCAGATGTTGATGAAGCCATGACGGAGCATGAGAAGAGAGGACGCACTGCAGTGCTGGTGGCGGTGGACA ATGAGCTGTGTGCCATGGTGGCCATTGCGGACACTGTGAAGCCCGAGGCTGAGCTGGCCGTCCACATACTCACAGCGATGGGGCTGGAGGTCGTGCTGATGACTGGGGACAAcagcagaacagctcgagctatCGCTGCCCAG GTGGGCATCAGGAAGGTGTTTGCGGAGGTCTTGCCATCACACAAGGTGGCGAAAGTGGAGCAGCTCCAGCAGGCGGGAAAGCGTGTAGCCATGGTGGGCGACGGAGTGAATGACTCCCCCGCTCTGGCCATGGCAGACGTTGGCATCGCAATAGGCACAGGCACAGATGTAGCTATTGAGGCTGCTGACGTGGTGCTTATCAGG AATGATCTTCTTGATGTCGTTGCGAGTATCGACCTTTCAAAGAAGACCGTAAGAAGAATCAGAATCAACTTTGTATTTGCACTAATCTACAATCTTGTGGGAATTCCCATTGCTGCAG GTGTGTTTATGCCGGTGGGTTTGGTTCTGCAGCCCTGGATGGGCTCTGCTGCCATGGCTGCCTCATCAGTGTCTGTAGTGCTGTCCTCCCTTCTGCTAAAATG TTACACTAAACCCACAGCTGAGAAACTGGAAAGACAGCTGGGAGTGGTGAGAAAGCACGGCAGCCTATCGGATGTCAGCGTTCACATCGGCATGGGGGAGCTGCGGCGGTCCTCACCCAAACTCAGCCTGCTCGACCGCATAGTCAACTACAGCCGGGCCTCCATCAACTCGCTACGCTCCGACAAACACTCTATGAACAGCATGGCCCTCAGCGAGCCCGACAAGCACTCTCTGCTGGTGGGGGACGCTCACTGCGAGGAGGAGATCGTTTGA